Part of the Clostridium sporogenes genome, ATAACTTACAGATAAATTTTTGGGCTTTGTATCTATAGTTACTTCCTTTAAAAAATTTTCCTTTATTACCTCTATGAATTCCCTTTTTCTTCTTTTTTCGCTTTCTTTTAATATTATATCTTTTTCATTTATATATTTAATAAGAGTGGCTACAGAATGTTTGCAATTTATTCCCCAATATTTACATTCACAATTACTACTTATATAGGTACCCTCCCTTAAAACTTTTATAGATACCTCATAGAAATCTTTACCTAAAGAAGATCTTACCCTAGATCTAATATTTAAATCACCATTTTTCTCATATGCTTCTATATATTCTACTTGATTATTAATATAACAATTTAATCCTCTTTCATAGATTTTTTCTCCTGCAGCTATTCTAAGGTCTTTATTTGTAATACTCACAAAAATCTTCTCCTTAAATATGTTTAAAACTTTTTATTTATATAAGTATTATAACATCTATAAAATTTATATAAAATAATCTTGCTTACCATTAAAAATAATCTTATTTCAAAAATACATATAATACTCATATTAATTTCACAATTATTGTAAATTATTATACTATTTTAGTATAATAATATTTTTTACAATAATTTTCTTTAATTTTGTTTACATATTTTCTAGACACATAAAAAAAGACATATTAAAATAATACTTATAAAATAAAAAATACTGATATTTATAATAAGCTAGAAAATTATTTTACATTTAATTTTTTATCTATTCTTTTAAAGGAGATTTGCTATGGAAAAATATAAACAAATATATATTGTCCTATCATTAACAGGTTCAAATTTCGGACATCTTATAAAGTTTTATACAAAGGAACCTTACTCCCATGTTTCCTTATCTTTTGATAAGGAATTAAAGGAAATGTATAGTTTTGGTAGGAAATATCCTAATAATCCCTTCATAGCAGGGTTCGTTAAAGAATCTTTGGACAAGGGTGCATTTCTTAAGTTTAAAAATGCTGAATGTACCATATATTCCTTAGATATTACAGAAGGTAACTATTATAAGTTAAAAGAAATAATTGAAAATTTTAAAGAGGAAAGTGATAAATATAGTTATAACCTTCTAGGTATATTAGGGGTAATAATTGGTTATCCATTAGAAACAAAGTATAAATATTTTTGTTCTCAATTTGTTTCCCATGTACTTATAGAATCTGGTGTACAATTATTCAATAAACCTCCTGGTCTTACAACTCCTCAAGATTTTAGGATATATGAAAATAAAAAAATTATATATAGCGGAAAGCTTAACGAATATAATAATTATGCTTACACCCTTTAACAGAAAATAAACTATATTTTGAGAATTATAAATTAAGAAATATTGTTAATATAGTTTTTAATATAGAAATTTTTTATAAAAATAAACTCCCTATTTAGTTATGACTTTGGCATAACTAAATAGGGATAAACAAATATAAAAAATATTTTTATTAAATATTTTTTACTCCTAAATAAGTTCCATTCTCATCTATATATTTTACTCTATTTTCAAATTTAACCTTTGCCACTCCATCCACAAATTTTTCTGTTTTATCATAAATAGGTTTGATAATAAATTCACCTTCCTTATCTATATATCCCCATTTACCTTCTATTTCTACAGCTATTAAACCTTCACTAATATCACCTACAGCATCAAACTTTAATGGTATTATCTCTGTACCCTCTTTATTTATAAAACCATATTTTTCTTCAAGACTTACTGCTGCAATACCTTCACAAAAATCAGCTACCCAATGATATTTTGTAGGTATAACTATCTCTCCATTTTTATCTATAAATCCATACCGTTCCATAAGTTCCACTGCCGCTAGCCCTTCTTTGAAAATATGAGCTTCATAATATTTAGGCTTTATCACCATATTTCCTGATCTATCTATGTATCCATATCTATCTCTTAACTTAACCGGAGCTAAATCTTCACTAAATTTTTTACCATAATCATACTTAGCTTCTATAACCTTATTTCCTAGTTTATCTATATATCCTACCTTTCCTCCTGGTTGAACCATAGCTAAACCTTCACTAAAATCGCCAACATCAAAGAACTCAGCCTTAATAGCAAAATCGCCTTTTTTATCTATATATCCCCATTTATATCCCAATTGTACCGCAGCTAAACCTTCACTAAAATCATTAGCTTCTTTAAATTGAGGAGCTACAACTATATTACCCCTAACATCTACATAACCTAACTTTCCTCCCTTATCTACTGCAGCCAAGCCTTCTACAAAATCATAAACATCATCGTATTCAATATTAACTATTTCATTCCCTTTTTTATCTATAAATCCAAAATAATCGTCTATAGCTACTACTGCTAAATCTCCTATGAATTCTTCAGCATAACTATACTTATTTTCTATACAAGTTTCGCCATCAACATTAACATATCCATATTTACCCTTTGACTTTATTGGGAAAAGTTTTGTATCCATTGTCATACTTTTAAATCTCCTTTTTATATTCCCTTTAGCCTACTAAAGGAATTGTATTTGATTATTTTACATATAAATTATCTTTAGCTTCAAATAAGGTTTCTTTAAAGGTAATTTATAACACTTCACTCAAGCCTTATAAACAACTCTTAGATGTTTGGTTTCTTACCAAAATAGCTCTTATTAACCTTGTTTTTAGAAAATCTTATACTCTAATAGAATCCTTGTGCTTTTGAAATTTTTCATTCACAACCGCAGCAACCATTATACATAGCATAATTTTCATAATTTTAAAACTCAAAAATCTTATATTTTTTATAAAAAGAGGTGCAAAGTGTTGTGTCATATTCGCAAAACAAAACTCTATGCAAATATACTTACTTATTCTCGAAAAATTATACCATAAAATGAATTTTAAAACATCAAAATTATCAAGGTTCATTTTTCTAATAGAATTCTATTAGAAAATAAATTTGCTAAATAAAATATTTTTATAATATTTTATTTATTCTGAATATTGACTTTTAGATGTATATGTAGTATCATTTAATTAATCAATAGATAATATTTAATAAAAAACTTCCTTAAATTTAAAATTCCTATCTATTGATAATAAAAAAGATTGGAGTGATTCCACCAAATAATTTAAACTTTATTCAATATTTTAAACTGTAAAAAGAAGAGGTATAGACCAATGGGAATTTAAACTTTAAAAATTACTTAAGTAAGTTCTAATTCAAATTATATATTCCCTGAAAAAATTATTTTATACTTTAAGTTTTCTATAATTAAATTGACCAGATATGTGTATATATTTGAAGTATTGAATTTGTTTAATGTTGAATTAGAAAAATTAGATTTATGTTTGCCTGTCAGTTGTAATCAAGATTTTAAATAAATTTTATAGAAAGGATGGTTGTTCATATTCAAATAGTTGAAAATGAGTTTACTCTATTAAAACTTACTAAGTAGCTAGTATATATATTATATGTATATATGCTAGCTACTATTATTTTTTTATATCATATGTTAAGTGATTCTTTATTTAAATTATAAACATGTTTTATTTAACTTTATATTCATAGGACTCCTTTAAAGGTTTAGGGTTTTCTATAGAATCCCATAAAAAGGCTTTTAATTTATAGTTGCCTTCCTTAGGTATTTCTATGGTATTTTCTAAAACTTCTTCTGTAGATTTATCTAATTCCCTGCTAATATCTATATGATTTATCATAGTTTCCTTTTCATCATATAAAGCTAATATTAAAGAAACTTTCTTTTTAGAATCTGTATAATTAGAAACTTTAAATTTTATATTAGCTTTTTCACCCTTATTAAATTCTGTTTTTCCTGTTATGTTTCTTATAGATAATCCTTTTTCATCTTTATTATCTTGAACTTTTATTTTAACAGCATTGGCATCTAAAGTTTTTCCTGAAGTATCTAAAGCTTTTACAACTATGGTATGTTCACCTTCACTTAACCCACCTTTAAATGTATATTCTAAATTTTTACCATTGTTTTCTTCCCTATTCTTTATATTGTCCAAGAATACTTCATAATGATCTAAATCTTTTAAATCTTCCTTAAGGTTATATTTTAATACTATATCTTCTCCCAAATAATATTTATCACTAGATTTTGGCTCTAATATATCTATTTTAGATTTTTTATTATATATTATTGCAATATTTTCTACTGCCATATTATCCGCATAATCTGTAGAGCCTATATGAATATCATATACATTATTTTCATTTTCTTCTGGCAAATCTAAATTCATAGTATATTTATTAGTATTTTCATCTTTTTTTAGTTTGAAAATCTTTCTTCCATCTTTATCTATATACTTCTCACCATTTATTAAGAATAAAAACTTATCTATTCCTGAACCATTTTTATTATCTGAAGCTTCAATATCTAATTTACAATCTAAAGAATATGTAACGATTATATTGTCTACTTTTATTTTAGGGTTTGTCTTATCTATCTTTATAGGCATAGTTAATTTTTGTTCTTTAGCATTATCATAGTCCGCTTTAGCTTTTATATTTATAAAATATTGACCTTCAGGTACAGAAATATTTTCTCCCTTTTGAGAATCATAAATATTTCCTTCCCACTTCCACCTAGAATCTAGTTTTGCAGGTATTATTTGCTTTGATACTATTTCTTTTTTTATATTTTTTCTTTCTTCTATTGTCCTTATAATTTTATTATCTTTATCTGTAACGTCAATTTTAAACTCTTTCACATTTCTTAAAAATGATATTTGTGGTACTGCATTGTTGTAAGCCTTTTTATCATCAGGATTTATAGCAAAACAATCTGGATTTTTATCTTCTCCTCCTAAATAATAAGTTCTAAATCCACCCCAGGCTTCATTTACTGTAGTGAACAATGAAGTTTCTTTAAAAATAGTATCTTTACTATATATAGGATCATCTAAAACTTTTAAATTTCCCCAATCTCCATAGAATCCCATGAAAGGCATACCTATTGGGATGTTCTCTGAATTTTTAGGTATAAATGTTATAAAACCTTCTACAAAGGAATTTTCTATGGCTTTTGTTCCTATATTTAATGTTACTTTTATATTTACATCTTTACCTGGCTCTACTGTAACACTATCAAATAATGGGTCAAATTTTATATTACTATCCTCCATTTTTATATCATAAGGTATCTCTTTTAAGTTTTTATTTTCTTCTGTTAAAACCCCACCTATGGTATCTATTTTATAACTTACAACTTTATCACCATAGTTATGTAAAGTTAATGTAAATTCATTTTTATTATTCAATGTTTTTAATGCTGCAGATGGCTTTCCATTATAGGTTACCGTAACTTTATTTTTCAGTGCTTTTTCTATATTTAAAAAACCTGCTCCTTGTCTTCTTGGAGAGTAAGGTAACTCATTATAAGTTTTATCCTTTTTTACATCTGCTGTGTTCATAATCAATAATTTAGCAAAATTAACTTTATCCTGTGGCTTATCAAATTTAACATTCATTTTTTCTATATGTTGAAGCATTAAAGCCATAGCTCCTGCTGTATAGGGTGAAGACATAGATGTACCTGACATATAAGTGTAGCTGTTATTATTAACGGTAGAATATATATTACCGCCTATAGCAGTTATGTCTGGTTTTAAATCTAAGTTTGGTGCAGGCCCCCAGGAAGAGAATGTAGACACATTACCCTTATCATCATTTGTAGTAGTTACTACTTGTCCTCTAAAACTTATTTTAATTGACTTTTCTATAAGGTCTTTTAATATTTTTCCGTGAGAATTTTTCACAAAAACTACAGGTATTTTTATATTATTATCTCTAGGAATATAGTCTAATTTTGTGCTTTCCTTTTCATCATCATACAAAATAACTGCTTTAGCTTCCTTTTCTTGTGCATTTAAAGCTTTCTCATTTATATCTATTTCTCCTATTTTTATAAGAGCTATTTTATTTTTCAAATTCTTATTTTTAAAATGATCTATACTTTTATCTTTCACTATTTTTCCTAAATTACAATCTACTAAATCAAATTCTCCCTTTAATGCGGTAGGTTCTAACTTAAACCTTCTATAGGGCATAAAATTATTTTTATCAGAAATGTTATAATTTAATGCATAAGTAGCCTCCACATCGTTTTCAAAAGATCCTACCTGTATAGTCTCTTCAGCTAATCCTGGTGATCCTAATACTCCTGTATCTAAAACATCTTTATGTTTATTAGGATACGTAGAGTAATATGAATTCCCCGCTGCAGATACAACTATTATTCCATTATCTATAGCTTTTTTTACTGCTATTTGTTGAGCATCTTCTACGTCTTGAAAACCTGCTGCAGAACCAAAACTCATATTAATTACATCTGCACCATGAGCTATGGAATCCTCTATAGCAGATACAATAACATCTTCACTAGCACTTTCTTTTAAAGGATTATTAGAAAATATTTTCATAGCTAAAAGTTGACACTCTGGTGCTACTCCTTTTATTCCTGTACCTTTTTTTACTTCTTCCTCCATACAATTAGCTCCTGCTATACCTGCTACATGCATACCATGCATATAACTTGCTGTTCCTTCTGCTGTATCAATAATATCTTGATTTTTATCTGCAAAATTATATCCATAAGGTATTTTTTGTGTAAAGAACTTCCCATTTCCTATGGATTGTTCCCCAT contains:
- a CDS encoding WG repeat-containing protein codes for the protein MTMDTKLFPIKSKGKYGYVNVDGETCIENKYSYAEEFIGDLAVVAIDDYFGFIDKKGNEIVNIEYDDVYDFVEGLAAVDKGGKLGYVDVRGNIVVAPQFKEANDFSEGLAAVQLGYKWGYIDKKGDFAIKAEFFDVGDFSEGLAMVQPGGKVGYIDKLGNKVIEAKYDYGKKFSEDLAPVKLRDRYGYIDRSGNMVIKPKYYEAHIFKEGLAAVELMERYGFIDKNGEIVIPTKYHWVADFCEGIAAVSLEEKYGFINKEGTEIIPLKFDAVGDISEGLIAVEIEGKWGYIDKEGEFIIKPIYDKTEKFVDGVAKVKFENRVKYIDENGTYLGVKNI
- a CDS encoding S8 family serine peptidase; amino-acid sequence: MRKENEILNRILSFIITASIIFGNGAFLGNKIHVQAANEVKTEEQVKELFKKDINNYKDEKLKKDIIDSKKNNTDIKKEEDIVTLIVELEEKSISDYKTKKSLENLAKDKNLQSNVINSQSQYKNKIKQIDKDVKFKENYSILLNGFSLETKYKYKKAIEKLDGVKHVTLAKEYHKEMNHAIDLTGVSKVWKDYGYDGRGMVISIIDSGIDYKHKDMNISKNITPKLTKEKIQGMNNSIPRKNGEQSIGNGKFFTQKIPYGYNFADKNQDIIDTAEGTASYMHGMHVAGIAGANCMEEEVKKGTGIKGVAPECQLLAMKIFSNNPLKESASEDVIVSAIEDSIAHGADVINMSFGSAAGFQDVEDAQQIAVKKAIDNGIIVVSAAGNSYYSTYPNKHKDVLDTGVLGSPGLAEETIQVGSFENDVEATYALNYNISDKNNFMPYRRFKLEPTALKGEFDLVDCNLGKIVKDKSIDHFKNKNLKNKIALIKIGEIDINEKALNAQEKEAKAVILYDDEKESTKLDYIPRDNNIKIPVVFVKNSHGKILKDLIEKSIKISFRGQVVTTTNDDKGNVSTFSSWGPAPNLDLKPDITAIGGNIYSTVNNNSYTYMSGTSMSSPYTAGAMALMLQHIEKMNVKFDKPQDKVNFAKLLIMNTADVKKDKTYNELPYSPRRQGAGFLNIEKALKNKVTVTYNGKPSAALKTLNNKNEFTLTLHNYGDKVVSYKIDTIGGVLTEENKNLKEIPYDIKMEDSNIKFDPLFDSVTVEPGKDVNIKVTLNIGTKAIENSFVEGFITFIPKNSENIPIGMPFMGFYGDWGNLKVLDDPIYSKDTIFKETSLFTTVNEAWGGFRTYYLGGEDKNPDCFAINPDDKKAYNNAVPQISFLRNVKEFKIDVTDKDNKIIRTIEERKNIKKEIVSKQIIPAKLDSRWKWEGNIYDSQKGENISVPEGQYFINIKAKADYDNAKEQKLTMPIKIDKTNPKIKVDNIIVTYSLDCKLDIEASDNKNGSGIDKFLFLINGEKYIDKDGRKIFKLKKDENTNKYTMNLDLPEENENNVYDIHIGSTDYADNMAVENIAIIYNKKSKIDILEPKSSDKYYLGEDIVLKYNLKEDLKDLDHYEVFLDNIKNREENNGKNLEYTFKGGLSEGEHTIVVKALDTSGKTLDANAVKIKVQDNKDEKGLSIRNITGKTEFNKGEKANIKFKVSNYTDSKKKVSLILALYDEKETMINHIDISRELDKSTEEVLENTIEIPKEGNYKLKAFLWDSIENPKPLKESYEYKVK